A genomic segment from Truepera sp. encodes:
- a CDS encoding basic amino acid ABC transporter substrate-binding protein: protein MKRLLSSLVVLALALAGTMALAQTPDLGGRTIIVGSDTTYPPFETVDQNGDIVGFDVDVVNAICERVNCVAKFQTTAWDGIFAALANGEFDMIASGISITPERAKVVEFTEPYHEVNQAVAVRTEDSNLTLADFTVTDSKLILGAQNGTTNADLAQELVGRDRVRIYDDFNAAILALINGDVDGVMIDDSSADAFVQQYAGQIAAPIRNVESGDKLGFAVQQGNELVDALNAGIEMIKADGTLAALGAKWFTGEEAP, encoded by the coding sequence ATGAAGCGGTTACTCTCAAGCCTGGTGGTACTCGCCCTCGCCCTCGCCGGGACGATGGCGCTGGCACAAACGCCCGATCTCGGCGGTCGCACGATAATCGTCGGCTCCGACACCACCTACCCGCCGTTCGAGACGGTGGATCAGAACGGCGACATCGTCGGCTTCGACGTCGACGTGGTCAACGCCATCTGCGAGCGCGTCAACTGCGTCGCCAAGTTCCAGACCACTGCCTGGGACGGCATCTTCGCGGCACTGGCCAACGGCGAGTTCGACATGATCGCCTCGGGCATCAGCATCACCCCCGAGCGGGCCAAGGTCGTCGAGTTCACAGAGCCGTACCACGAGGTCAACCAGGCCGTCGCCGTGCGCACCGAGGACTCGAACCTGACCCTCGCCGACTTCACCGTCACCGACAGCAAGCTCATCCTCGGCGCCCAGAACGGCACCACCAACGCGGATCTCGCCCAAGAGCTCGTCGGCCGTGACCGCGTGCGCATCTACGACGACTTCAACGCCGCCATCCTGGCGCTCATCAACGGTGACGTCGACGGCGTGATGATCGACGACTCCTCGGCCGACGCCTTCGTGCAGCAGTACGCCGGCCAGATCGCCGCGCCCATCCGCAACGTCGAGTCCGGCGACAAGCTCGGCTTCGCGGTGCAGCAGGGCAACGAGCTGGTGGACGCCCTCAACGCCGGCATCGAGATGATCAAGGCCGACGGCACCCTCGCGGCGCTCGGCGCCAAGTGGTTCACTGGCG
- the recG gene encoding ATP-dependent DNA helicase RecG produces MSTVLDLDAPVASKAVDLGAQAPSKLAEVGIGTYRDLLGYLPRRYEDRRALPDFANLTDGQTATISGRVMSRVGNRTRRGLHVMRASLEGGQGQRVTAVWFNQPWLERQIFPGVRLILTGRVKRLGRKLEVAVQGFEVDDDTESLSFNRIVGIYPSTPGLSQAYLRRAVKRLLDALPTLPDHLQRSILETNDLLSLDRAMRAAHFPESEEALQAALKRLKFDDFLFLQLALLRSRDPGRVARSFDVRREQLEEFASSLPFALTPYQERALNEILADLAAPRQMARLLQGDVGSGKTAVAAAAVYVVVKNGSQAALMAPTEILARQHFLNLQRYLFPLGVRMELLIGAMTAGERRSAKARIATGEAEFVVGTHALIQEGVEFADLGLAVIDEEHRFGVDQRRSLIKDMPDVLVMSATPIPRSLALTSYGDLDLTTIEGLPPGRLPVKTLLVPATKRLDVYRFAWEQVKQGRQVYVVTPLIEDSEALDEVLAATTLEADLRQILPEAARIGLLHGRQSPAEKDGVMAAFRDHRLDVLVSTTVIEVGVDVQNATVMIIENAERFGLAQLHQLRGRVGRGAHASHCVLVAGDAGRKTRARLGVLVKHADGFTIAEMDLRLRGPGDLRGTRQSGLPELTIGDVLNDGEIIEAARALAQRMLAADPELEAPWAARLVTELRSRSRAVMVREVI; encoded by the coding sequence ATGAGCACGGTCCTCGACCTGGACGCGCCGGTTGCCTCCAAGGCGGTCGACCTGGGGGCACAGGCCCCGAGCAAACTCGCCGAGGTAGGTATCGGGACTTACCGCGACCTCCTCGGTTACCTGCCGCGGCGCTACGAGGACAGGCGGGCCCTGCCAGATTTCGCCAACCTGACGGACGGGCAGACGGCCACGATATCGGGACGGGTGATGAGCCGCGTCGGCAACCGCACGCGCCGCGGCCTGCACGTCATGCGCGCGAGCCTCGAAGGCGGGCAGGGTCAACGCGTGACGGCCGTCTGGTTCAACCAGCCATGGCTCGAGCGGCAGATCTTCCCCGGCGTCAGGCTCATCCTCACGGGCCGAGTGAAGCGCCTCGGCCGCAAGCTGGAGGTAGCCGTCCAGGGCTTCGAGGTCGATGACGACACGGAGTCGCTGTCGTTCAACCGCATCGTGGGCATCTACCCCAGCACTCCCGGGCTCAGCCAGGCGTACCTGCGGCGCGCCGTGAAGCGGCTGCTCGACGCCCTGCCGACGCTGCCCGATCACCTGCAGCGCTCGATCCTCGAGACCAACGACCTGCTGTCCCTCGACCGGGCCATGCGCGCGGCTCACTTCCCGGAGAGTGAGGAGGCGCTCCAGGCCGCGCTAAAGCGGCTCAAGTTCGACGACTTCCTCTTCCTCCAGCTGGCGCTGCTGCGGAGCCGGGACCCCGGCAGGGTGGCGCGCAGCTTCGACGTGCGCCGGGAACAGTTGGAGGAGTTCGCCTCCAGCCTGCCCTTCGCGCTCACGCCCTACCAGGAGCGCGCCTTGAACGAGATCCTTGCCGACCTGGCGGCGCCCAGGCAGATGGCGCGGCTGCTGCAGGGCGACGTGGGGTCGGGCAAGACGGCGGTCGCCGCCGCCGCGGTTTACGTGGTGGTCAAGAACGGCTCGCAGGCGGCCCTGATGGCGCCGACCGAGATCCTCGCCCGGCAGCACTTCCTCAACCTGCAGCGCTACCTCTTCCCCTTGGGGGTGCGGATGGAGCTGCTGATCGGTGCCATGACCGCCGGCGAGCGCCGGAGCGCCAAGGCCCGGATAGCCACGGGGGAGGCCGAGTTCGTGGTGGGCACGCACGCGCTCATCCAGGAGGGCGTCGAGTTCGCCGACCTCGGGTTGGCCGTGATCGACGAGGAGCACCGGTTCGGGGTCGACCAGCGGCGGAGCCTCATCAAGGACATGCCCGACGTCTTGGTCATGAGCGCAACGCCCATCCCCCGGTCGCTGGCACTCACGAGCTACGGCGACCTCGACCTCACCACCATCGAGGGGTTGCCCCCCGGCCGCCTGCCGGTCAAGACGCTGCTGGTACCGGCAACGAAGCGGCTCGACGTCTACCGCTTCGCCTGGGAGCAGGTCAAGCAGGGGCGGCAGGTCTACGTGGTCACGCCGCTGATCGAGGACTCGGAGGCCCTGGACGAGGTGCTCGCCGCCACCACGCTCGAGGCGGACCTGCGGCAGATACTGCCCGAGGCCGCGCGGATAGGGCTGCTTCACGGCCGGCAGTCACCCGCCGAGAAGGACGGCGTGATGGCCGCGTTCCGCGATCACCGGCTCGACGTGCTCGTGTCTACCACCGTCATAGAGGTCGGCGTGGACGTTCAGAACGCCACGGTCATGATCATCGAGAACGCCGAGCGCTTCGGGCTGGCCCAACTGCACCAGCTGCGCGGCCGGGTCGGGCGCGGCGCCCACGCCAGCCACTGCGTCCTGGTGGCGGGCGACGCCGGCCGCAAGACGCGCGCGAGGCTCGGGGTGCTGGTCAAGCACGCGGACGGCTTCACCATCGCCGAGATGGACCTGCGGCTGCGCGGGCCTGGGGACCTCAGGGGCACGCGCCAGTCGGGGCTCCCCGAGCTGACGATAGGCGACGTCTTGAACGACGGTGAGATCATCGAGGCCGCGCGTGCTCTCGCGCAGCGCATGCTTGCCGCCGACCCGGAACTCGAGGCCCCGTGGGCGGCGCGTCTGGTGACCGAGCTACGCAGCCGCAGCCGGGCGGTGATGGTGCGTGAGGTCATCTGA
- a CDS encoding LEA type 2 family protein gives MHRRGPKLPRHALLLAALAAALVACAPRTEVRTVEAIGTTLAVEFELVPGQTSIERFDPPGAGGRLELTVGTLARNPNEFGVRLQNVTYVVYLEGKSVVRGALAPDIYLESGATAPLRFDISTSLAGQADLLKAAARAFADRPLQFRVEGTLRFATATHVYETRNKVLVSGATLARQTVQAPLLRLTEAESRIFMLRPDVPVVQLVLQAVNPGDIGYFLYGKDLALTLGNWPMATEDMSPVPLAAGQSSRIDILFYPNLKELPDEARLSLEATLAGYTTLVRLEGELFMDVLGVDSFPVPGGWSVTGFVR, from the coding sequence GTGCACCGACGAGGCCCAAAGCTTCCTCGCCACGCGCTCCTGCTGGCGGCCCTCGCAGCGGCGCTGGTGGCTTGCGCCCCACGGACGGAAGTCCGCACGGTCGAGGCGATCGGTACCACCCTGGCGGTCGAGTTCGAGCTGGTGCCCGGGCAGACGAGCATCGAGCGCTTCGACCCCCCCGGGGCGGGCGGGCGGCTCGAGCTCACCGTCGGCACGCTGGCCCGGAACCCAAACGAGTTCGGGGTGCGCCTGCAGAACGTCACCTACGTCGTCTACCTCGAGGGCAAGTCGGTCGTGAGGGGCGCCCTCGCACCCGACATCTACCTCGAGAGCGGCGCTACCGCTCCGCTACGCTTCGACATCTCGACCAGCCTGGCCGGCCAAGCCGACTTGCTCAAGGCCGCCGCCCGGGCGTTCGCCGACAGGCCCCTGCAGTTCCGCGTCGAGGGCACGCTCCGCTTCGCGACCGCCACTCACGTGTACGAAACGCGCAACAAGGTGCTGGTAAGCGGCGCCACCCTGGCGCGTCAGACGGTCCAGGCGCCGCTCCTGCGGCTTACGGAGGCCGAAAGTAGGATCTTCATGCTCAGGCCCGACGTGCCGGTGGTGCAGCTGGTGCTCCAGGCCGTGAACCCGGGCGACATCGGCTACTTCCTCTACGGCAAGGACCTGGCGCTCACGCTCGGCAACTGGCCCATGGCCACGGAGGACATGAGCCCGGTGCCGCTCGCGGCCGGGCAGAGCTCACGCATCGACATCCTCTTCTACCCCAACCTGAAGGAGCTTCCCGACGAGGCACGCCTGTCGCTCGAGGCCACGCTCGCCGGCTACACCACGCTCGTCCGGCTGGAGGGCGAGCTGTTCATGGACGTTCTCGGCGTCGACAGCTTCCCGGTGCCCGGCGGCTGGTCGGTAACCGGCTTCGTGCGTTGA
- the serA gene encoding phosphoglycerate dehydrogenase, producing MTRILVTDSIQLGEPKDPAVSLDDRPGIGREELLAIIGTYDAIITRSRTQVDEELLAAATRLKVVGRAGVGVDNIDLDAASRREILVVNAPEANNVSAAELALALMLAAARGVARSDRLVRNGKWERAYLGREVEGARLGVVGLGRIGSLVSRRAQGLGMHVAAYDPYINRRRADELKVELFDDLHEMLARSDFLTVHTPLTEETIGMIGQGELAALPDGAVVVNAARGGIIQEDALLAALEAGKLFGAGLDVFTLEPPRADHPLLRRDDVVLTAHLGANTREAQRRVGTQILDRTLSALAGDYSVGIVNAPALAPEVMSALGVHLTLGERLGSMAAQLAQGRVHEVEVEFSGDFPLDPDPIATAVIKGLMEPFLDTPPSYVNALSLAKDRDIRVSKVSSARSHGYTSHVLVSVAGTEGRTRVGGTVLAGQPRVTSIDGYNLEIRPEGAMLVCTNYDRPGAVGRVGTVLGDAGVNINSMQLSRVGEGGVAMFVLTLDSAPGDDVLEVLAGLSDVIRSLRPVRL from the coding sequence ATGACGCGTATTCTCGTCACTGACTCCATCCAACTAGGCGAGCCGAAAGACCCTGCGGTCAGCCTCGACGATCGACCCGGGATCGGCCGCGAGGAACTCCTCGCCATCATCGGGACGTACGACGCCATCATCACGCGCAGCCGCACGCAGGTGGACGAGGAGCTGCTGGCTGCGGCCACGCGCCTCAAGGTCGTCGGGAGGGCGGGCGTCGGCGTAGACAACATCGACCTTGACGCAGCGAGCCGCCGTGAGATCCTGGTCGTGAACGCCCCCGAGGCCAACAACGTCTCGGCAGCCGAGTTGGCACTGGCCCTCATGCTCGCCGCCGCCCGCGGCGTGGCCCGCTCCGACCGGCTCGTGAGGAACGGCAAGTGGGAGCGCGCCTACCTCGGCCGCGAGGTCGAGGGCGCCCGGTTGGGGGTCGTGGGTCTTGGGCGCATCGGCTCGCTGGTGTCGCGCCGCGCCCAGGGCCTGGGCATGCACGTGGCGGCCTACGATCCCTACATCAACCGCCGGCGCGCGGACGAGCTCAAGGTCGAGCTGTTCGACGACCTCCACGAGATGCTGGCCAGGTCCGACTTCTTGACCGTGCACACGCCGCTGACGGAAGAGACGATCGGGATGATCGGGCAGGGCGAACTGGCCGCGCTGCCCGACGGGGCGGTGGTGGTGAACGCAGCCCGCGGCGGCATCATCCAGGAGGACGCGCTACTCGCCGCGCTGGAAGCGGGCAAGCTCTTCGGCGCCGGACTGGACGTGTTCACGCTCGAGCCGCCCCGCGCCGACCACCCCCTCCTGCGCCGCGACGACGTCGTCCTCACGGCACACTTGGGCGCCAACACGCGCGAGGCGCAGCGCAGGGTGGGCACGCAGATCCTCGACCGGACGCTTTCCGCCCTGGCGGGCGACTACTCCGTGGGCATCGTCAACGCCCCGGCGCTGGCGCCCGAGGTCATGTCCGCCCTCGGCGTGCACCTCACGCTGGGAGAGCGGCTGGGCAGCATGGCCGCGCAACTGGCGCAAGGGCGCGTGCACGAGGTCGAGGTCGAGTTCTCCGGCGACTTCCCGCTCGACCCCGACCCCATCGCCACAGCAGTGATAAAGGGCCTGATGGAGCCCTTCCTCGACACGCCGCCCAGCTACGTGAACGCCCTGTCGCTGGCGAAGGACCGCGACATCCGCGTCAGCAAGGTCAGCTCGGCGAGGAGCCACGGCTACACGTCGCACGTGCTCGTCAGCGTCGCCGGCACCGAAGGGCGAACCCGCGTGGGCGGCACCGTGCTGGCCGGTCAGCCGCGCGTCACCAGCATCGACGGGTACAACCTCGAGATCCGCCCCGAGGGCGCCATGCTCGTGTGCACCAACTACGACCGGCCCGGCGCGGTGGGCCGCGTGGGCACCGTCCTCGGCGACGCCGGGGTGAACATCAACAGCATGCAGCTCTCCAGGGTCGGCGAGGGCGGCGTCGCCATGTTCGTGCTGACCCTCGACTCCGCACCCGGCGACGACGTCCTCGAGGTGCTGGCGGGCCTCAGCGACGTCATCCGCAGCCTCAGGCCGGTGCGGCTGTGA
- a CDS encoding alanine--glyoxylate aminotransferase family protein, with protein sequence MSAAFFKPRLLAPGPVEVPPAVLEALARPVTHHRAPAFRETFLRARERLATVFSVPGDDVLIVTGSGTAGFEAALVSAVPAGDRVLALHAGRFGERWAAMAESLGYQVEHLEAAPGAEFDLSEVAERLDATSQLAAVTLVQSETSTGALHDVRAVAELVRRVRPEALVLVDAVTSLACAELRPLEWGLDAVVSGSQKGVMTPPGLAFVWLSERAWQRSGEAGRAGSYYLDLHRERAKQAGGQTAFTPAVSLVAGLDVALGMLLDEGLENVWRRRAGLNAALLAAGGALGLRQFAARPSPAVAALVVPEGIGARAVLSAARARGATLAGGQGELAGTIIRPSLLGYADRYDAVAAAQLLEDALHDVDADTPKGVAVPAALRALAGEA encoded by the coding sequence GTGAGCGCCGCGTTCTTCAAACCGCGGCTGCTGGCCCCTGGCCCCGTCGAGGTGCCGCCGGCCGTTCTCGAGGCCTTGGCGCGGCCCGTGACGCACCACCGCGCGCCCGCCTTCCGCGAGACCTTCCTGCGTGCACGCGAACGCCTGGCAACGGTCTTCTCCGTACCAGGCGACGACGTGCTGATCGTTACCGGCAGCGGCACAGCGGGTTTCGAGGCGGCCCTCGTCAGCGCCGTTCCCGCGGGTGACCGCGTGTTGGCCCTGCACGCCGGCAGGTTCGGGGAGCGTTGGGCGGCGATGGCCGAGAGCCTCGGCTACCAGGTCGAGCATCTCGAGGCGGCGCCGGGCGCGGAGTTCGACCTGTCGGAGGTGGCAGAGAGACTGGACGCCACCTCGCAGCTCGCCGCGGTGACGTTGGTCCAGAGCGAGACGTCGACCGGCGCGCTGCACGACGTGCGCGCGGTGGCGGAACTCGTGCGCCGCGTCAGGCCCGAGGCGCTCGTCCTCGTGGACGCCGTCACCAGCCTGGCCTGCGCCGAACTCAGACCGCTCGAGTGGGGCCTGGACGCCGTAGTTTCGGGTTCGCAGAAGGGCGTGATGACGCCCCCGGGCCTGGCGTTCGTGTGGCTGTCGGAGCGCGCGTGGCAACGGTCCGGGGAGGCGGGACGGGCGGGGAGCTACTACCTCGACCTGCACCGCGAGCGCGCGAAGCAGGCCGGCGGCCAGACGGCCTTCACACCCGCGGTCTCGCTGGTGGCCGGGCTCGACGTGGCCCTCGGGATGCTCCTGGACGAGGGGTTGGAGAACGTGTGGCGCCGTCGCGCCGGCCTGAACGCCGCCCTGCTGGCAGCGGGCGGGGCGCTCGGACTGCGGCAGTTCGCCGCTCGCCCGAGCCCGGCCGTGGCGGCGCTGGTCGTGCCCGAGGGTATCGGCGCGCGCGCGGTGCTTAGCGCGGCGCGCGCCCGCGGCGCCACGCTGGCGGGCGGCCAGGGCGAACTGGCCGGAACCATCATCAGGCCCTCCCTGCTCGGTTACGCGGACCGTTACGACGCCGTAGCGGCCGCGCAGCTTCTCGAAGACGCGCTCCACGACGTGGACGCGGATACCCCGAAGGGGGTGGCCGTGCCCGCCGCCCTACGGGCGCTGGCGGGCGAGGCTTGA
- a CDS encoding histidine phosphatase family protein has protein sequence MSSPGHGDLVLVRHAPTARSPGTNPADWRLAPGAMELTAALAMGLAKVKLGAPGEAARPGPIDAVVSSHEAKAVATAKTLGLVLGVPTTTSRHLEEHHRGNLLLDDAEFGRTMRRFFGRQDVLVFGSETASEALARFKRGVDETMASLPGKRLALVSHGTVIALALAEPNGLDPFKFWESLRMPEAIVVRRETWTIVERLALDG, from the coding sequence TTGAGCTCGCCCGGTCACGGCGACCTCGTCCTGGTGAGGCATGCGCCGACGGCTCGCTCACCCGGCACGAACCCGGCCGACTGGCGGTTGGCGCCGGGGGCCATGGAGCTCACGGCGGCCCTCGCGATGGGTCTCGCGAAGGTGAAGCTCGGCGCCCCGGGTGAGGCGGCCAGGCCCGGTCCCATCGACGCCGTGGTCAGCAGCCACGAGGCCAAGGCGGTGGCGACGGCCAAGACGCTCGGCCTCGTCCTCGGGGTGCCGACCACGACGTCTCGCCACCTCGAGGAACACCATCGCGGCAACCTCCTCCTGGACGACGCCGAGTTCGGGCGCACCATGAGGCGCTTCTTCGGGCGCCAGGACGTACTGGTGTTCGGCAGCGAGACCGCCTCCGAGGCGCTGGCTCGCTTCAAGAGGGGCGTCGACGAGACGATGGCCTCGCTGCCCGGCAAGCGTCTGGCGCTCGTCTCGCACGGCACCGTCATCGCCCTCGCCCTGGCCGAACCGAACGGCCTGGACCCGTTCAAGTTCTGGGAGTCACTGCGGATGCCCGAGGCCATCGTGGTGCGGCGCGAGACGTGGACCATAGTGGAGCGGCTGGCGCTCGACGGGTGA
- a CDS encoding class I SAM-dependent methyltransferase: MIYDDDPALYDLQYAAYRDDIPFYLRLADELGGPVLELGAGTGRVTEALARAGHQVVAVDVSAAMLGRAEERLGDLDGLEFVLADMRSLDLGREFPLVLAPFNTLMHAYLVADQDRVLAAVRGHLAAGGTFAFDVFQPHLGPLGVMRREPTWAELGAGAELFLVQHHDPEAQLVESLYYLDERRPDGTLRRRQARLVQRYFNRYELERALAQAGFGTVRLFGGFDKSRLLASSPMIVALARP; this comes from the coding sequence GTGATCTACGACGACGATCCGGCGCTCTACGACCTGCAGTACGCCGCGTACCGCGACGACATCCCGTTCTACCTGCGCCTGGCCGACGAGCTCGGGGGGCCCGTGCTCGAGCTCGGTGCCGGCACGGGCCGCGTCACGGAGGCGTTGGCCCGAGCGGGTCACCAGGTGGTGGCCGTGGACGTGTCCGCCGCCATGCTGGGTCGCGCCGAGGAGCGTCTGGGGGATCTGGACGGTCTGGAGTTCGTGTTGGCTGACATGCGCAGCCTGGACCTCGGCCGCGAGTTCCCACTCGTCTTGGCCCCGTTCAACACCCTCATGCACGCCTACTTAGTGGCCGACCAGGACCGGGTGCTCGCCGCAGTGAGGGGCCACCTGGCGGCCGGGGGCACGTTCGCCTTCGACGTGTTCCAACCGCACCTGGGGCCTCTGGGGGTGATGCGGCGGGAGCCGACCTGGGCCGAGCTTGGAGCGGGCGCAGAGCTCTTCCTGGTTCAGCACCACGACCCCGAGGCGCAGCTAGTCGAGAGCCTCTACTACCTGGACGAGCGGCGCCCCGACGGCACGCTGAGGCGCCGCCAAGCGCGGCTGGTCCAGAGGTACTTCAACCGCTACGAGCTCGAACGGGCGTTGGCGCAGGCGGGCTTCGGCACCGTCAGGCTGTTCGGCGGGTTCGACAAGTCGCGGCTTCTGGCCTCTAGCCCCATGATCGTTGCCCTGGCGCGGCCCTGA
- a CDS encoding ABC transporter ATP-binding protein: MSAPRGARPAALLWPRSVSAWLGVAAALLNAGLRVAIVPLFVTPLFDDVLQAQDVSALPKVLLTAGLVALGGSLALWAQDALLGLAAAKLAEKWRERIYDKLLASPPGSLPGTSGALAGRVVSDLREVETYFRYGLGTLVAESATLALILVLLVRADARGAVALVALALPAVVVSRLLGRWLEGATRGALEGTEELGHHLQEGLKHHELVRAFGARRAMLRRFEGANRRTAKASARRSLIAGLQAPLTQVVVFTAVGVLVVILVGATQRGALSVGDVVSFLTLVALAAGPSQLLPQGYAMYRQARAAATRLSALYEGEPGRPEDPAAAEDAASATAFRTVSQGPPLTARPLIELHGVAFGYRPGHNVVAGVDLELPSRGLVVLGGPSGSGKTTLLKLLLRFAPPSSGRILLDGEDLAGVDETALRSRLAYVPQGHELLSGELKAALAMGREVSDDEVWWALEAVGMAAAVRAQQLGLATRLGEDGGGFSGGQRQRLAIARALLGRPDALLFDEPTSNLDDATEAEIVALLGRLAAERLVLAVTHRPALAQAADVLVIAEEGVVRT; the protein is encoded by the coding sequence GTGAGCGCGCCGCGAGGGGCGCGGCCGGCAGCCCTGCTCTGGCCCCGTTCCGTGAGCGCCTGGTTGGGGGTGGCCGCCGCCCTCTTGAACGCCGGTTTGCGCGTCGCCATCGTGCCACTCTTCGTCACCCCGCTCTTCGACGACGTGCTGCAGGCGCAAGACGTCTCGGCCCTGCCGAAGGTGCTGCTCACGGCGGGCCTCGTCGCCCTGGGCGGCAGCCTGGCGCTGTGGGCGCAGGACGCGCTGCTCGGGCTGGCCGCGGCGAAGCTCGCGGAGAAGTGGCGCGAGCGCATCTACGACAAGCTGCTGGCCTCCCCGCCAGGCAGCCTTCCCGGCACCAGTGGGGCCCTGGCGGGCCGCGTGGTGAGCGACCTCCGCGAAGTCGAGACGTACTTCCGCTACGGCCTCGGGACCCTGGTGGCGGAGAGCGCAACCCTGGCCCTGATCCTAGTCCTGCTCGTGCGCGCCGACGCGCGGGGCGCAGTCGCCCTCGTCGCCCTCGCCCTGCCGGCGGTGGTGGTGTCGAGGTTGCTGGGGCGCTGGCTAGAGGGCGCGACGCGGGGCGCGCTGGAAGGCACCGAGGAGTTAGGTCACCACCTGCAAGAAGGGCTCAAGCACCACGAGCTGGTGCGCGCGTTCGGTGCCCGCCGCGCCATGCTGCGCCGCTTCGAGGGCGCCAACCGCCGGACCGCCAAGGCCTCGGCCCGGCGCAGCCTCATCGCGGGCCTGCAGGCGCCCCTCACGCAGGTGGTCGTGTTCACGGCGGTCGGGGTCTTGGTCGTCATCCTGGTCGGCGCCACCCAGCGCGGCGCGCTCTCGGTCGGTGACGTGGTGTCGTTCCTCACCCTGGTGGCGCTGGCCGCGGGACCCTCGCAGCTCTTGCCCCAGGGCTACGCGATGTACCGCCAGGCGCGGGCCGCGGCCACACGCCTGAGCGCGCTTTACGAGGGCGAGCCGGGGCGCCCCGAAGACCCGGCGGCTGCCGAGGACGCCGCGAGCGCCACGGCGTTCAGGACCGTCTCGCAGGGTCCCCCGCTGACTGCGAGGCCGCTGATCGAGTTGCACGGCGTGGCCTTCGGTTACCGGCCCGGCCACAACGTGGTGGCGGGGGTCGACCTCGAGCTACCCAGCCGCGGCCTGGTGGTCCTCGGCGGTCCCAGCGGTAGCGGCAAGACCACCCTGCTCAAGCTGCTCTTGCGGTTCGCGCCCCCGTCCTCGGGGAGGATCCTGCTGGACGGCGAGGACCTGGCCGGCGTCGACGAGACGGCGCTGCGTTCTCGGCTCGCGTACGTACCACAGGGCCACGAGCTGCTCTCGGGCGAGCTCAAGGCGGCGTTGGCCATGGGCCGCGAGGTTAGCGACGATGAGGTCTGGTGGGCGCTGGAGGCGGTGGGGATGGCGGCCGCCGTCCGCGCCCAACAGCTCGGCCTGGCCACCCGCCTAGGTGAGGACGGCGGCGGCTTCTCGGGCGGCCAGCGGCAGCGCTTGGCCATCGCACGCGCCCTGCTGGGCAGGCCCGACGCCCTGTTGTTCGACGAGCCCACCTCCAACCTGGACGACGCCACGGAGGCCGAGATCGTCGCCCTGCTCGGGCGCCTCGCCGCGGAGCGGCTGGTGCTGGCGGTCACTCACCGCCCGGCGCTCGCGCAGGCGGCCGACGTGCTGGTGATAGCCGAGGAGGGGGTGGTGAGGACGTGA
- the lpxA gene encoding acyl-ACP--UDP-N-acetylglucosamine O-acyltransferase translates to MAAGSAVVSPAARLGDGVEIGPFVVIEDDVEVGAGTRLLAGTVLHPGSRIGAGCSLGPYAVVGGEPMDAGFKGEPTLAIIEDGVTLRDFVTVHRATGEGNVTRVGRDTLVMSYAHLSHNCSVGQHCTITTAVQLGGHVSVGDHAVIGSGALLHQFTRVGVFAMFGAASAANQDVLPFSMARGNPVRHYRLNGVGLKRNGIDGQRYREIERALRHVRHKEHEALAALAATNADARELVDFIASSRRGVARFVSGGR, encoded by the coding sequence ATGGCCGCCGGCAGCGCTGTGGTATCTCCCGCCGCGCGCTTAGGAGACGGCGTCGAGATCGGTCCCTTCGTCGTCATCGAGGACGACGTCGAGGTGGGCGCCGGCACGCGCCTGCTGGCCGGCACCGTGCTCCACCCCGGGAGCCGCATCGGCGCTGGTTGCAGCCTGGGGCCGTACGCGGTGGTCGGGGGTGAACCCATGGACGCGGGCTTCAAGGGGGAGCCCACGCTCGCGATCATCGAGGACGGGGTGACGCTTCGCGACTTCGTGACGGTGCATAGGGCTACCGGCGAAGGGAACGTGACGCGCGTCGGCAGGGACACGCTCGTGATGAGCTACGCCCACCTGTCTCACAACTGCAGCGTGGGGCAGCACTGCACCATCACGACCGCGGTCCAGCTCGGTGGGCACGTGAGTGTCGGCGATCATGCCGTGATCGGCTCGGGTGCGCTGCTACACCAGTTCACGCGGGTCGGCGTCTTCGCGATGTTCGGAGCCGCGAGCGCGGCCAACCAGGACGTATTACCTTTCAGCATGGCGCGCGGCAACCCGGTCAGACACTACCGGCTCAACGGCGTCGGCCTCAAGCGCAACGGCATCGACGGCCAGCGCTACCGCGAGATCGAGCGGGCGCTGCGCCACGTGCGCCACAAGGAGCACGAGGCACTCGCCGCCTTGGCGGCCACCAACGCCGACGCCCGTGAGCTGGTCGACTTCATCGCCAGCAGCAGGCGCGGCGTTGCGCGCTTCGTGTCGGGCGGCAGATGA
- the fabZ gene encoding 3-hydroxyacyl-ACP dehydratase FabZ, whose translation MAVDIRGILPHRYPFLLVDAFVSQEGDAFECLKNVSHNEPFFAGHFPDEPVMPGVLIIEALAQAAAVGLAVREGRTASQGAGYLAGIAAAKFRRKVVPGDQLRLTGTIVLFRRGLCKVEARALVGDEVAAEADLSFMYAR comes from the coding sequence ATGGCCGTAGACATCCGCGGCATCCTCCCGCACCGTTACCCGTTCTTGCTGGTCGACGCCTTCGTGAGCCAAGAGGGCGACGCCTTCGAGTGCCTCAAGAACGTGAGCCACAACGAGCCGTTCTTCGCCGGCCACTTCCCCGACGAGCCCGTCATGCCGGGCGTCTTGATCATCGAGGCGCTGGCCCAGGCGGCGGCCGTGGGCCTGGCCGTGCGTGAGGGCCGCACCGCTTCTCAGGGGGCCGGCTACCTGGCCGGCATCGCTGCGGCGAAGTTCCGCCGCAAGGTGGTCCCAGGCGACCAACTACGCCTCACCGGCACCATCGTCCTCTTCAGGCGGGGCCTATGCAAGGTGGAGGCGCGGGCTCTCGTCGGTGACGAGGTGGCCGCGGAGGCGGACCTGTCGTTCATGTACGCCCGCTGA